Proteins from a genomic interval of Equus quagga isolate Etosha38 chromosome 13, UCLA_HA_Equagga_1.0, whole genome shotgun sequence:
- the ZNF146 gene encoding zinc finger protein OZF translates to MSHLSQQRICSGGNPFACKVCGKVFSHKSNLTEHEHFHNREKPFECNECGKAFSQKQYVIKHQNTHTGEKLFECNECGKSFSQKENLLTHQKIHTGEKPFECKDCGKAFIQKSNLIRHQRTHTGEKPFVCKECGKTFSGKSNLTEHEKIHIGEKPFKCSECGTAFGQKKYLIKHQNIHTGEKPYECNECGKAFSQRTSLIVHVRIHSGDKPYECNVCGKAFSQSSSLTVHVRSHTGEKPYGCNECGKAFSQFSTLALHLRIHTGKKPYQCSECGKAFSQKSHHIRHQKIHTH, encoded by the coding sequence ATGTCACACCTCAGTCAGCAGAGAATTTGTAGTGGGGGAAACCCCTTTGCCTGTAAGGTATGTGGGAAAGTCTTCAGCCACAAATCAAATCTCACAGAGCATGAGCATTTTCATAATAGAGAGAAACCTtttgaatgtaatgaatgtgggaaagccttcagccaAAAGCAGTATGTCATTAAACATCAGAACACCCATACTGGAGAGAAGCTCtttgaatgtaatgaatgtggaaaatccTTCAGCCAGAAGGAAAACCTCCTTACGCATCAGaaaattcacactggagagaaaccttttGAGTGTAAGGAttgtgggaaagctttcattcAGAAATCAAACCTCATCAGACACCAGAGAacccacacaggagagaagccctttGTATGTAAGGAGTGTGGGAAAACCTTCAGTGGCAAATCAAATCTTACTGAGCATGAGAAAATTCATATTGGAGAAAAACCGTTTAAATGTAGTGAATGTGGAACAGCTTTTGGCCAGAAGAAGTACCTCATAAAACATCAAAacattcacactggagagaaaccgtatgaatgtaatgaatgtggaaaagccttctcTCAACGAACGTCACTTATTGTACATGTGAGAATTCATTCAGGTGATAAACCTTATGAATGCAATGTATGTGGAAAAGCCTTCTCTCAAAGCTCATCTCTTACCGTGCATGTGAGAAGCcatacaggggagaaaccctatggttgtaatgaatgtgggaaagctttctcTCAGTTCTCAACCCTTGCTCTGCATTTGAGAATACACACAGGTAAGAAGCCTTATCAATGtagtgaatgtgggaaggcctttagcCAGAAGTCTCACCACATTAgacatcagaaaattcatactCATTAA